The Candidatus Manganitrophaceae bacterium genomic sequence TAAGACGCTGTGTCGTGGGTCCTCCGGGAACTGCTTCGGAGAGCTCTGCAACCTCTTTTTTTGAGACAAATTGATAACCGGTATTGAACAGCTCCGGCAAGACCCATAAATCGGACTTTTTTCTTAAAATGAAGCCGATGGCCTTTTCAAGGTTCTTTTCAACCTCGCCGAAGCGGCAATCCATTTGCACAAAACCGAGCTTCATTTCTCCCCCTGGATAAAATGCAGAAAGGTATCATGGAACGAGTCGGCTTTCGCCTTCTCTTTTAAGGACTCGGGCCTTCCCTCACCAACCACAATTCCTCCCTTAAGAATCATGACATGATGACAGAGGCGGTGGATATACTCCATCAGGTGACTGGAGATGAGAATCGTTGCCCCTGCACGGTTTGATTCGGCAATGATTCCGGCCAATAACTCCATCGTCGCAACGTCCAGCCCGTTAAAAGGTTCATCCAAAACCAGGAGAGACGGCTTACCCAGAAAAGCCGATGAAAGGGCGATCTTCTTTTTCATGCCATAAGAGAGATCACTCAACAATGATTTTCTCTTTTCTGAAAGCCCAAAAATTTCAAGCCAGTGATCCACCTCTTTGCTAATCTCTGAGATCTCCTTGATCTCGGCGATATAGGTCAGCAATTCCTCCGCCGTCAACCTCGGATAAAGCATCGGCGATTCCGGGAGGTAGCCGATGTATTTTTTAACCGCCTCAGGCTCCTTTTTAATTCGCTTTCCACCAATCTCGATGATCCCCTTGTCCGGAGGGAGGAGACCGACAATCATCTTCATCAGTGTCGACTTTCCAGCCCCGTTGTTTCCAATAATCCCCCAAATTTCACCATCTACCTTCAGGTCAAGGGGGGCCAAGGCCTTAAACGTTCCATAGTTCTTCGTAATTCCTGATAAATGGATCAACATGTTTCAGCCAAACTCCTCATTTTCGAGCCGGAATGCCGCGGCACCCCGAAAATAATTTAAGACGGGAAAGACAAGCACAAAGAGTGCGGGATGAAAGGCCCCTATAAAGAGCGTTGCCAAAACAGTCAGGAAGCAAGCAATGATGATATGAAGTGCCGGTTTCTGATCGCCTTCACAAATGGTTCCACCGGTCAGTGCGGCCACGGCAATTCCGAGAAGAAGAAGCGTGACCAAGAGGCCAAGACTCTCCTGAGCCGAAGTCGGCCCGACCCATATTTCAATCCCCCAGATGATCCACGGGATCGGGAGTGAAATCAGAATAGAGTAGACCACCTTTGCCCGCCAAACCCGCTCCTGAGGGATAGGCAGGACAAAATCAGATGCGCGAAACGGTCGCTGTAATGCAAAAAGCGGAGATGCCGTTGTGGCCATCAGAAAGACGGCTACCGCACAAATCGCAACAGGAGAGAGGTCTCCCCGGACCGCGGTCGCCAGACAACATCCTCCTGCCAAGGCAAAGTTTCTCCAGAAAGCGGGCACAAAGTTACGGAAGCTCAGGACCAGATCGCGCCATACCTGTGAGCCAACTGCCTTCGGAAGAATGCGGACCAGGCCGCGAGAGAATGACGGGATGAGATTCGACAGGATCTTCCCCTCCTGACCCCGGCTGAACGATTGCTCAAAACGGCCGACATCGCGATATCGCCATTTTCCAAAACCCCAATATCCCATCAAAACCAGTATCGGGGTTATAAAATCACCCCAAAAACCAATCACATCGATCGGGAAGGTCCAGAAAAAATAGGACAGAATAAGCAGGAAACACAAGAGTTCAAGGCGGTTTGGAGATCTCAAATGAATCCAAGTCAGGGTAAAACCGATCTCGATCCCAGGGAAGAAAAGCCAGATCATCAAGGCCCAGGGGACCAGGTCGTCCTTCCCAAAAAATATTAGAAGGAAGGTGACCACGACAAAAAAGGAGAAGTCCCGAACCAGCTGCTCCACATAAAAGACCTGGTAGCGCGTATCAAACCGGATGGGAAGAAGATCATCTATGGTGAGCCGCCGCTCTGTGGGGTAAAAGCGTCTCGCAAGCGGAAGAAAGTTAAAGAATACCTTCAGGAAAAGCATCATAATAGACAGTCGAAGAACAGTTTCTTCTGATAAATTAACGGCCTGGACCGCACCAATCCCTGCACCAAAATCTTTAAAAATACGCTTACCCAGTAAGACGACCGATCCGACCATAACCGGACCCAGAATGAAGTAGGTCGCCCACTCTTCAGCCAGAATTCGAAGCAAGACCCGTAGTTTTGTCTTTAAAATAAGAATAAACATGCTTAGCCCATCTTCACATTCTTTTGACGCTTAAACATC encodes the following:
- a CDS encoding ABC transporter ATP-binding protein, with translation MLIHLSGITKNYGTFKALAPLDLKVDGEIWGIIGNNGAGKSTLMKMIVGLLPPDKGIIEIGGKRIKKEPEAVKKYIGYLPESPMLYPRLTAEELLTYIAEIKEISEISKEVDHWLEIFGLSEKRKSLLSDLSYGMKKKIALSSAFLGKPSLLVLDEPFNGLDVATMELLAGIIAESNRAGATILISSHLMEYIHRLCHHVMILKGGIVVGEGRPESLKEKAKADSFHDTFLHFIQGEK